A stretch of DNA from Streptomyces xanthii:
GCCGCATTCTCGCCGCGCCACCGTTCCGGCAGCCGGTCGCCATCATGGGAGTCGGCTGCTGCACGTTTCAGGACACATCACGAGTCAGTCACTTCTTCTCCATACTTTCTCCACGATCAGTGCGTGCGGAATAGCCTCGCCCCTCCATCTCCAAGGGGGACGCCTTGACTCATCCGTACATGCCTGGCCAACCGGTACCACCCGCAGGCGGGTTCCGTCCCGCGCCCAAGTGGGCTAGGAAGCGGTTCGTGCTTCCCGCCCTCGGGGTCGCCTTCCTCCTCGGTGGAGTCATCACCAGCGCCGGTGACACCACGACGCAGGCCGACGCCAAGCCGGCGGCGGCCGGCCCCGGTTCGAGCCCCAGGCCCACGGTCACCGTCACGGAGGCCGCCACCTCCAGCGCCGAACCGGCGCCGACCGTCACCAGGACCGTGAAGGCGACCACCACCGTGCGGGCCACCGTCACCGCCGCGGCGCAGGGTGGGGGCGCCGCGGCCGGCGACGACTCCTCCGACGGTGGCAGCGGCGGCGGCAGCGTCTACTACGCCAACTGCAGCGAGGCCCGTGCCGCCGGAGCGGCTCCGGTCCATCGCGGTGAGCCCGGGTACGCGAGTCACCTCGACCGCGACGGCGACGGGATCGGCTGCGACACCTGATCCGTCGCAGCCGCTCCTCCGGCCTCTGCTGCGGCCGTCAGATCACCTCTTGTGCTGCGGCGAGGGCCCGCTCCCGGATGTTGCCGAACAGCTGCATCGCGGTCGCGGACAGGACGTCCTCGCCGCCGACGGTCCGCCGGTCCCCGCTGCGCGTGGGCGGGTCGTGGGGGCCCTGGACGGACGGCGGTGGGGGCGTCTGGCCCGGCATCACCAGGATGACCTCGCCGAAGCGTTTCACCCCGCCCTCGCGGACGACCATGGCCGCGTCCCGGGCGAGGTCCATAAGGAACACGCTCGCGATCCCGTCGAGGTCGCGGACCAGCGCCGGGACGGCCGTCGCCCCCTGGCTTCGGAGCAGCCGCCTGACGCCGGCCTCGAACCTGTGGGCGCCGGCCGCGGCACTCGGTCTGCGCGATGCACTGCGCCGGGGAGTGGGCACGATGGCCCCCTCGGCGTCGTACCGGACACCCAACAGGCCTCGAAACGTCGGGCTGCGGACGTACCACTGGGTCCCGACCTCGAGTTCGACGTTCCGGTCGATCGCCGCGATGAGGTCTCTGGGGAGCAGTTTCGGCCGCGCCTCCTCCGCGGCCGCTCTCCGTGCACCGTCGATGATCTCCGTCAGCACGGTGCGCGTCACCGCCCCGGCGGCTCGCGC
This window harbors:
- a CDS encoding excalibur calcium-binding domain-containing protein; translated protein: MTHPYMPGQPVPPAGGFRPAPKWARKRFVLPALGVAFLLGGVITSAGDTTTQADAKPAAAGPGSSPRPTVTVTEAATSSAEPAPTVTRTVKATTTVRATVTAAAQGGGAAAGDDSSDGGSGGGSVYYANCSEARAAGAAPVHRGEPGYASHLDRDGDGIGCDT